The proteins below are encoded in one region of Methanobacterium aggregans:
- a CDS encoding molybdopterin-binding protein: MGTEFLKIMDPEEVEEIISGLPFKTKIEKISIEEAHKRVIADDVYATINLPPFNRASMDGYALKAGDTFKATEEEPVSLKLLEVVGAGDVPEKGIEHGTCIEVSTGAPIPEGADGVVMVESTDKKNAGGNEEDNEILIYESVAMGQNIAAEGSDVKKGDLLLSNGTILTPNKIGVLSAMGLVEVPVFAKPKVAVISTGNEVIVPGQDLEYGKIYDINSRTISDAVKTCACTPIHSEIVKDDYDSLKNKINEFKDADIIITSGGTSAGAGDVLRMVMDDIGEVLVHGIAVKPGKPTLIGLIPEGSDKKVLFGLPGYPVAALMVFHIFVAKFLRRAASLNDKNSNIPKFKLNLSRRYRPARGRSHNVLVKIDGDTAVPILKDSGAITALAEADGFIKVPKNVEIIEKGSPVEVIPFDVNF, encoded by the coding sequence ATGGGAACAGAATTTCTAAAAATAATGGATCCTGAAGAAGTGGAAGAAATAATTTCAGGTTTACCCTTCAAGACAAAAATTGAAAAAATTTCCATTGAAGAAGCTCATAAAAGGGTTATTGCAGATGATGTGTATGCAACCATCAATTTACCTCCATTTAACAGAGCCTCCATGGATGGTTATGCTTTAAAGGCAGGAGACACCTTCAAAGCAACGGAAGAGGAACCAGTTTCATTAAAGCTTCTGGAAGTTGTTGGTGCCGGTGATGTCCCTGAAAAAGGGATAGAACATGGAACATGTATAGAGGTTTCAACAGGAGCACCAATACCTGAAGGTGCAGATGGGGTTGTGATGGTTGAATCAACTGACAAAAAAAATGCAGGTGGCAACGAAGAAGATAATGAAATCCTCATTTATGAAAGTGTTGCAATGGGTCAGAACATAGCTGCGGAAGGTTCAGATGTGAAAAAAGGTGACCTACTCCTATCAAATGGCACAATTTTGACCCCTAATAAAATTGGAGTTTTAAGTGCTATGGGGTTGGTTGAGGTACCAGTTTTTGCAAAACCAAAAGTTGCGGTTATATCTACTGGAAACGAAGTAATAGTTCCGGGCCAAGACCTTGAATACGGTAAAATTTATGATATAAACTCCCGAACAATTTCAGATGCAGTTAAAACATGTGCATGCACACCAATACACTCAGAGATAGTGAAAGATGATTATGATTCATTAAAAAATAAAATAAATGAATTTAAAGATGCAGATATTATAATAACCTCTGGAGGAACATCTGCAGGTGCAGGGGATGTTTTAAGGATGGTTATGGATGATATTGGTGAAGTCCTTGTACACGGGATAGCTGTAAAACCTGGAAAGCCAACATTAATTGGTTTAATACCTGAAGGTTCAGATAAAAAGGTTTTATTTGGACTTCCAGGGTATCCTGTAGCTGCATTAATGGTTTTTCACATTTTTGTTGCAAAATTTTTAAGGAGAGCTGCATCTTTGAATGATAAAAATTCAAATATTCCAAAGTTCAAACTGAATTTATCAAGACGATATCGTCCAGCTCGGGGAAGAAGTCATAACGTTCTTGTAAAAATTGATGGGGATACTGCAGTTCCAATACTTAAGGATTCTGGTGCAATAACAGCCCTTGCAGAGGCCGATGGATTTATAAAAGTGCCTAAAAATGTTGAAATTATTGAAAAGGGAAGTCCAGTGGAAGTTATTCCATTTGATGTTAACTTTTAG
- the eif1A gene encoding translation initiation factor eIF-1A has product MNKGHNQAPQEVRRVRSPRRGEIPGVVEQILGHGKLRVRCSDGKTRLTRIPGKMKKRIWIREGDVVLIKPWEFQSDEKADVIWRYTRTEANWLERKGYLKL; this is encoded by the coding sequence TTGAATAAAGGACATAATCAAGCACCTCAAGAAGTAAGAAGAGTACGATCACCCCGAAGGGGAGAAATACCAGGAGTAGTTGAACAGATATTAGGACATGGAAAACTCAGAGTTAGATGTTCCGATGGTAAAACACGTCTTACAAGAATTCCCGGTAAAATGAAAAAAAGGATATGGATAAGGGAAGGAGACGTTGTACTCATAAAACCATGGGAATTCCAGAGCGATGAAAAAGCCGACGTCATATGGAGATACACCCGAACTGAAGCTAACTGGCTTGAACGTAAGGGATACTTAAAATTATAA
- a CDS encoding serine protein kinase RIO has protein sequence MSSKVSKADDNLRKLLSEKRLKSVEDRRVGSEVFDKITLETLYKLAKMGYINILNGAISTGKEANVFKGIDDDGNFVAVKIYRVTTSDFKKMQHYIQGDPRFNVKSSNKRQLISTWVNKELRNLTRAYEVGVKVPKPLIAKNNVLVMEFIGDEEGNPALPMRLSEVSDPVKVSEKIIEYVKILYNDAKLVHGDLSGFNILIKDDEPVIIDISQGMVVDHPLSRELLNRDIDNLAKDFKKLGLKITKEEIKSRIMDSKS, from the coding sequence ATGAGCTCAAAAGTATCAAAAGCAGATGATAACTTAAGAAAATTGTTATCAGAAAAAAGATTAAAGAGCGTTGAAGACAGAAGAGTTGGAAGCGAAGTCTTTGATAAGATAACACTTGAAACACTTTACAAACTTGCCAAAATGGGATACATAAATATTCTAAACGGCGCAATAAGCACTGGAAAAGAGGCAAATGTATTCAAAGGCATTGATGATGATGGAAACTTCGTTGCAGTTAAAATATACAGAGTAACAACCTCAGATTTCAAAAAAATGCAACACTACATTCAGGGCGACCCCAGATTCAATGTTAAAAGCAGTAATAAACGTCAGCTCATCAGTACATGGGTTAACAAAGAATTACGGAATCTTACACGAGCCTACGAAGTTGGAGTCAAGGTTCCTAAACCATTAATTGCTAAAAATAACGTTCTGGTAATGGAGTTCATAGGAGATGAAGAAGGAAACCCTGCACTCCCCATGAGATTATCTGAAGTTTCTGATCCAGTAAAAGTTTCAGAAAAAATAATAGAATACGTTAAAATTTTATATAACGATGCCAAATTAGTCCATGGAGATTTATCAGGCTTTAATATCTTAATAAAGGATGATGAGCCAGTTATAATTGACATATCTCAGGGCATGGTTGTTGATCATCCACTATCCAGGGAGCTCTTAAATAGAGATATTGACAATCTGGCAAAGGATTTTAAGAAACTGGGCCTTAAAATAACGAAAGAAGAGATTAAAAGTAGAATTATGGATTCAAAATCATAG
- a CDS encoding KH domain-containing protein encodes MPNTEYLKIPRERVGAVIGKQGITKEEIENATKTLIEIDSESGSIAISPREDAEDPLAVWKARYIVKAVGRGFNPEIALKLKDDEVLLEIINLPDYVGKSKKAILRQKGRIIGKDGRTRDIITDMTGVDISIYGKTVAIIGDMTHIHLAKEAVEMILNGSRHKSVYSFLEKKSREMKVREFHKMAKEEDKLL; translated from the coding sequence ATGCCTAACACTGAATACCTCAAGATCCCCCGCGAACGTGTTGGGGCCGTCATTGGAAAACAGGGCATTACAAAAGAAGAAATTGAAAATGCAACTAAAACATTAATAGAAATTGACAGCGAATCTGGAAGCATTGCCATATCTCCAAGAGAAGATGCTGAAGATCCATTAGCTGTCTGGAAAGCCAGGTACATAGTTAAAGCTGTGGGTAGAGGGTTCAATCCTGAAATTGCACTTAAACTGAAAGATGATGAAGTGCTCCTAGAAATAATAAACCTTCCTGATTATGTCGGAAAATCAAAAAAGGCAATATTAAGGCAGAAAGGAAGGATAATAGGGAAAGATGGACGTACCAGAGACATCATAACCGACATGACTGGTGTTGATATTTCTATCTACGGTAAAACAGTTGCAATAATAGGTGACATGACCCACATCCACCTTGCGAAGGAAGCTGTTGAAATGATACTCAACGGTTCCCGACATAAAAGTGTTTACTCATTCCTTGAAAAGAAGAGCCGTGAAATGAAGGTAAGAGAATTTCATAAAATGGCCAAGGAAGAAGATAAATTACTATAA
- the top6B gene encoding DNA topoisomerase VI subunit B: MEREASELFEEFKELTASEFFRRNKQMLGFSGKIRSLTIVFHELITNSFDAAEEAGILPEISIDLKRVDKDHYILKHKDNGPGIPEDFITRVYCTMFAGSKFRNVQSRGQQGLGCSGCVLLSQMTTGKPAKVTSGYRKGNEIKGVEMTFKMDVKQNKGLILERKEVDVDSTGVSIELQFKDVSYSLSEQGAYEYIRRTMIANPHAKITFRDPTGHKYIFDRSSNEIPPLPKEVLPHPRGVTADDLIFMAKHTDKRRFRSLLTSSLSRMSNKRVTEIEEATGIDLNKRPKDMKWEEAERIVDLFGQMDFMAPPTAGLIPIGKEQIEKGIREILNPEFVAVTTRKPRTYKGGVSFIVEAGIAYGGDSGRVIGEQKKAEIMRFANRVPLTFDAGSCAITEALKSIDWKRYGIRDLENAPITVFVNIISTNVPYLSTGKQSVAPEAEILHEIRQATMKIARNLQKYINAKKAAKEEEMRSKIFESYVPVILTEAAILAERDVPEYAEVLAKVTRKPKILGEVNNE; encoded by the coding sequence TTGGAGCGAGAAGCATCAGAACTTTTTGAAGAGTTTAAAGAACTCACTGCATCTGAGTTTTTCAGAAGAAACAAACAGATGCTGGGATTTTCCGGTAAAATACGATCCCTAACCATAGTTTTCCACGAACTTATAACAAACAGTTTCGACGCTGCTGAGGAAGCAGGTATACTACCGGAAATATCCATAGACCTCAAAAGAGTCGATAAAGACCATTACATATTAAAACATAAAGATAACGGACCTGGAATTCCAGAAGACTTCATAACCCGTGTTTACTGTACCATGTTTGCAGGTTCAAAATTCAGGAACGTCCAATCCAGGGGTCAGCAAGGTCTTGGATGCAGTGGATGTGTCCTTCTCTCCCAGATGACAACTGGAAAACCTGCAAAGGTAACTTCTGGTTACAGAAAGGGAAATGAGATCAAGGGCGTTGAAATGACATTCAAAATGGATGTCAAACAAAATAAAGGACTCATACTTGAGAGGAAAGAAGTTGATGTTGATTCCACCGGTGTTTCAATAGAACTGCAATTTAAAGATGTTTCCTACTCCCTCAGTGAACAGGGGGCCTATGAGTACATACGAAGGACCATGATTGCAAACCCACACGCAAAAATAACCTTCAGGGACCCAACAGGACATAAATATATCTTCGATAGAAGTTCCAATGAAATACCACCACTTCCTAAAGAAGTTTTACCTCATCCTAGAGGTGTTACAGCAGACGACCTTATATTCATGGCAAAACACACTGACAAACGTAGATTCAGGAGTCTTCTTACAAGTTCGCTCTCAAGGATGTCCAACAAGAGGGTAACTGAAATTGAGGAAGCAACTGGAATAGACCTCAACAAACGCCCCAAGGATATGAAATGGGAAGAAGCTGAGAGAATAGTTGATCTGTTTGGTCAGATGGATTTCATGGCTCCACCAACTGCTGGTTTAATTCCTATAGGAAAGGAACAGATTGAAAAGGGTATAAGGGAAATTTTAAACCCTGAATTTGTTGCAGTTACAACCAGAAAGCCCCGGACCTATAAGGGGGGAGTTTCATTCATAGTTGAAGCAGGTATTGCCTATGGGGGAGATTCTGGAAGGGTTATTGGAGAACAGAAAAAAGCAGAGATCATGCGTTTTGCAAACAGAGTTCCTTTAACATTTGACGCAGGAAGCTGTGCAATAACAGAAGCCCTTAAAAGTATTGACTGGAAAAGGTACGGCATAAGGGACCTTGAAAACGCCCCAATAACTGTTTTTGTTAACATAATTTCAACAAATGTTCCTTACCTTTCAACAGGTAAGCAGAGTGTTGCACCTGAAGCTGAAATACTCCACGAGATAAGGCAGGCAACCATGAAGATAGCTAGAAATCTTCAAAAATACATAAACGCTAAAAAGGCTGCAAAAGAAGAAGAAATGCGTTCAAAGATCTTCGAATCCTATGTGCCAGTTATACTTACGGAAGCTGCAATTCTTGCAGAAAGGGATGTTCCAGAATATGCTGAGGTTCTGGCAAAGGTAACAAGAAAACCAAAGATTTTAGGTGAGGTCAACAATGAATAG
- a CDS encoding DNA topoisomerase IV subunit A — protein MNRRDLALARLKGLGNTIIDDVEKRTVPAVKVPSRGTSNIVYDESKRYYVLGDRYGQRSLGNVKQIKKVAQMVSMANFCKGLVQTGKTATIREMYYVSEGWDVDFGTQDESNLIGEDLEVTLGITREDLGLMPEEDGASVYGDLTLKDDDVELNALKSGKSGYSISPTIDDIEFVDHGVERVIAVETMGMFHRMVQEKAYKKFNCLIVGLKGQAARATRRFIKRTHEELGLPVYICNDGDPWGFHIAMVIMSGSAKLAHVNHELATPDAKFLGVTASDIINYDLPTDNLKDIDVLRLKELSKDPRYKDEFWQNEIKKMLKIGKKAEQQSFSKYGLEYVVEKYLPEKLDAM, from the coding sequence ATGAATAGACGAGATTTAGCCCTGGCCAGACTCAAAGGCTTGGGAAATACAATAATAGACGACGTTGAGAAGAGAACTGTTCCTGCAGTAAAGGTTCCTTCAAGGGGTACGTCCAACATAGTCTACGATGAATCAAAACGTTACTACGTTCTTGGAGACAGGTACGGGCAAAGATCCCTTGGAAACGTGAAGCAGATCAAGAAGGTCGCCCAAATGGTTAGTATGGCCAACTTCTGTAAAGGTCTTGTCCAGACAGGAAAAACAGCAACCATAAGGGAGATGTACTACGTTTCAGAGGGTTGGGATGTTGATTTTGGAACTCAGGATGAATCAAACCTAATAGGTGAAGACCTTGAAGTTACCCTGGGAATAACCCGTGAAGACCTTGGACTCATGCCAGAGGAAGATGGAGCATCTGTTTACGGTGACCTGACCCTTAAAGACGATGATGTGGAATTAAACGCACTGAAATCCGGTAAATCAGGTTACAGCATCTCCCCTACAATAGATGATATTGAATTTGTTGACCATGGTGTTGAGAGGGTTATAGCTGTTGAAACCATGGGTATGTTCCACAGGATGGTTCAGGAGAAGGCCTACAAAAAATTCAACTGCTTGATCGTTGGACTCAAGGGACAGGCTGCACGTGCAACCAGAAGGTTCATTAAAAGAACCCATGAAGAACTTGGTTTACCTGTTTATATTTGTAACGACGGAGACCCATGGGGATTCCACATTGCCATGGTTATAATGTCTGGAAGTGCGAAGCTTGCCCATGTGAACCATGAGCTTGCAACACCAGACGCCAAGTTCCTGGGAGTTACAGCATCAGATATCATCAACTATGATCTTCCAACGGACAATCTTAAAGACATAGATGTTCTGCGTCTTAAGGAACTTTCAAAGGACCCAAGGTACAAGGATGAGTTCTGGCAGAATGAGATCAAGAAGATGCTCAAAATCGGGAAAAAAGCAGAGCAGCAGTCTTTCTCCAAGTACGGACTTGAGTACGTTGTTGAAAAGTATCTGCCTGAAAAACTTGATGCAATGTAA
- a CDS encoding phosphorylating glyceraldehyde-3-phosphate dehydrogenase has protein sequence MKSVGINGYGTIGKRVADAVAAQDDMKLAGVTKRTPDFESKMAVEKGYPLYISVPEREELFEEAGIKISGTIEDFYDKVDVIVDATPEGIGAKNMETYKKLGIKSTFQGGEKHDQIGKSFNSFANFNDAIGADYVRVVSCNTTGLCRTLKPINDLAGIKKVRAVMVRRGADPGQVKKGPINAIVPNPPTVPSHHGPDVQTVMNGLNITTMALLVPTTLMHQHNLMVELENSVTVDDVIDKLEETPRVILVEASKGLGSTAEVMEYAKDLGRPRSDLFEIAVWKESINVVDGELYYMQAVHQESDVVPENVDAIRAMLELEDDPARSIEKTNKAMGILG, from the coding sequence ATGAAATCTGTTGGAATAAATGGATACGGTACCATAGGTAAGAGAGTTGCAGATGCAGTTGCTGCCCAGGACGATATGAAACTTGCAGGGGTTACCAAACGTACACCCGATTTTGAATCAAAGATGGCTGTTGAAAAGGGTTATCCCCTTTACATAAGTGTTCCTGAAAGAGAAGAACTGTTTGAAGAGGCAGGTATCAAAATAAGTGGTACAATAGAAGATTTCTACGATAAAGTGGATGTTATAGTTGATGCCACCCCTGAAGGTATCGGTGCAAAGAACATGGAAACCTACAAAAAACTTGGAATAAAATCCACATTCCAGGGTGGAGAAAAACACGACCAGATAGGCAAGTCATTCAACTCATTCGCCAACTTCAACGATGCAATTGGAGCAGACTACGTCAGGGTAGTGTCCTGCAACACCACAGGTCTTTGTAGAACCTTAAAACCAATAAATGACCTTGCAGGAATAAAAAAGGTCAGAGCAGTTATGGTAAGGCGTGGAGCAGATCCAGGACAGGTTAAAAAAGGTCCAATAAATGCAATAGTTCCCAACCCACCAACAGTACCATCACACCACGGTCCAGATGTTCAGACAGTCATGAACGGCCTCAACATAACCACAATGGCATTACTGGTTCCAACAACTTTAATGCATCAGCACAACCTCATGGTTGAACTTGAAAATTCAGTAACTGTTGATGATGTTATTGACAAGTTAGAAGAGACCCCAAGGGTTATTCTTGTAGAAGCTTCAAAGGGTTTAGGTTCAACTGCAGAGGTAATGGAGTATGCAAAAGACCTTGGAAGGCCAAGAAGCGACCTCTTCGAAATAGCAGTGTGGAAAGAGTCCATTAACGTTGTGGATGGAGAACTTTACTACATGCAGGCTGTGCACCAGGAATCTGATGTTGTACCTGAAAATGTGGATGCAATAAGGGCTATGCTGGAACTTGAAGATGATCCTGCAAGATCCATAGAAAAAACCAATAAAGCCATGGGCATCCTT